A stretch of the Thiocystis violascens DSM 198 genome encodes the following:
- a CDS encoding flagellar hook protein FlgE — translation MAFNIGLSGLTAAAADLKVTGNNIANVGTIGFKGSRAEFGDIFTRSYGTIGKTNIGAGVRLISNSQQFTQGTLEFTDNSLDMSITGRGFFVLNSAGSDDNVYTRAGAFQVDNEGYIVNNGSPPMRLQGFPPTDPTDPNSLFRTGLRSDMQINLGDSPPNATAEIAAQLNLRSDASNPIDETVVPQTTPPTLIDPTVLYVAPVVDPVTGLVTTPAVPGFNIDDPDTYNFSTSTTIYDSLGTPRPVTMYFIKDEVNAAAAGGSSVWQVHVQMDGENTGASPPTFPTNSPMQLEFDTNGLLIPPTSADLTFDMTKYDPVNGATVGEDDPTQPVPPPSTVGTNIISLDFTGTTQYGERYAVSSLEQDGYTTGRITGVDADEEGVLFIRYSNGRALPLGQVALADFDNPQGLQQIGDTSWAETTDSGGPVIFSPGTGSLGNIQGGALETANVDLATELVNLITAQRNYQANSQTISAANQITQTILNIR, via the coding sequence ATGGCTTTTAACATCGGATTGAGCGGACTGACCGCTGCGGCCGCGGATCTCAAGGTGACCGGCAACAACATCGCGAATGTCGGCACCATTGGCTTCAAAGGATCCCGCGCCGAGTTCGGCGATATCTTCACCCGGTCCTATGGAACCATCGGCAAAACCAATATCGGTGCCGGGGTGCGGCTGATCTCCAACAGCCAACAGTTTACCCAGGGGACGCTCGAGTTCACCGACAACAGCCTCGATATGTCCATCACCGGCCGCGGCTTTTTCGTTCTGAACAGCGCTGGGAGCGACGATAACGTCTATACCCGCGCCGGTGCCTTCCAGGTTGATAATGAGGGATATATCGTCAATAACGGTTCGCCGCCAATGCGGCTCCAAGGCTTTCCGCCGACCGATCCGACCGATCCCAACAGCCTCTTTCGCACCGGACTGCGGTCCGATATGCAGATCAATCTGGGCGACTCGCCGCCGAATGCGACGGCCGAGATTGCCGCCCAGCTCAATCTGCGTTCGGATGCGTCGAATCCGATCGACGAGACGGTGGTTCCTCAGACGACCCCCCCCACGCTCATCGATCCAACAGTTTTATATGTGGCACCTGTGGTAGATCCAGTAACCGGACTGGTAACAACGCCAGCAGTGCCCGGATTCAACATCGATGACCCCGATACCTACAACTTTTCGACCTCGACCACGATCTATGACTCGTTGGGGACACCGCGTCCCGTGACGATGTATTTCATTAAGGATGAGGTCAATGCGGCTGCTGCAGGCGGTTCCAGTGTGTGGCAGGTCCATGTACAGATGGATGGCGAAAACACGGGCGCCAGTCCTCCGACGTTTCCGACGAACTCGCCAATGCAGTTGGAATTCGATACGAATGGTCTGCTGATTCCACCAACAAGCGCCGATTTAACATTCGACATGACAAAATACGATCCGGTGAATGGCGCCACGGTTGGTGAGGACGATCCGACGCAGCCGGTCCCCCCTCCCTCGACCGTCGGCACCAACATCATTTCGCTCGATTTCACCGGCACGACCCAGTATGGCGAGCGCTATGCCGTGAGTAGCCTGGAACAGGACGGCTACACCACGGGACGCATCACGGGCGTCGACGCCGACGAGGAAGGCGTGCTCTTCATCCGCTATTCCAACGGTCGGGCGCTGCCGCTCGGTCAGGTTGCGCTGGCCGATTTCGACAATCCGCAGGGACTCCAGCAGATCGGCGACACCTCCTGGGCCGAGACCACGGACTCCGGGGGGCCGGTGATCTTCTCGCCCGGCACCGGCAGCCTGGGAAATATCCAGGGCGGTGCGCTGGAGACCGCGAACGTGGACCTGGCGACCGAACTGGTCAACCTGATCACCGCCCAGCGCAACTATCAGGCGAATTCGCAGACCATCAGCGCCGCCAATCAAATCACCCAGACGATTCTGAATATCCGGTAA
- the flgJ gene encoding flagellar assembly peptidoglycan hydrolase FlgJ — MLPSGSTTLLGTGVTKGGETALSAPTGLVSDPASFGALAKSARTGNRSGLEAAARAFEALLTGQMLKQMRSASTGGGLFDSEQTKLYQDLHDQQLTSLLSEGEGLGIRKALMRQLAPEQAAGTTDFAARDPADLRIPERNRWLKSLRRREVDAASADTAETLTETVSSTVNAGKTASSAIVPQGKWPPSSPEEFLAYLKPYADQAAETLGMDTDVLLAQSALETGWGKHVPRRADGGSSFNLFGIKADRSWEGDKVAVGTLEYRNGVAQRERAQFRAYASPADSFVDYVAFLRRNPRYRGALASTNGEDFIRGLQKAGYATDPRYAAKVLGIRERLERMSANAESQVLSTQADAVAKS; from the coding sequence ATGCTGCCCTCCGGCTCCACGACCTTGCTCGGAACTGGCGTCACGAAGGGCGGCGAAACCGCGCTGTCGGCTCCGACCGGATTGGTCAGCGATCCGGCCAGTTTCGGCGCGCTGGCCAAATCCGCCCGCACTGGCAACCGCTCCGGACTGGAGGCCGCCGCGCGGGCCTTCGAGGCGCTGCTGACCGGTCAGATGCTTAAACAGATGCGCTCGGCATCCACGGGTGGCGGGCTGTTCGATTCCGAGCAGACCAAGCTCTACCAGGATCTCCACGACCAACAGTTGACGAGCCTGTTGAGCGAAGGCGAGGGTTTGGGCATCCGCAAGGCGCTGATGCGTCAACTGGCGCCCGAGCAGGCCGCCGGCACCACCGATTTCGCCGCGCGCGATCCCGCGGATCTGCGCATCCCCGAACGCAATCGCTGGCTGAAAAGCCTGCGGCGTCGGGAAGTTGACGCCGCCTCCGCCGACACCGCCGAGACGCTGACGGAGACTGTGTCGTCCACCGTCAACGCCGGCAAAACGGCCAGTTCCGCCATCGTTCCTCAGGGTAAATGGCCGCCGAGCAGTCCCGAGGAATTTCTCGCCTATCTGAAACCCTATGCCGATCAGGCGGCGGAGACGCTCGGCATGGACACCGATGTCTTGTTGGCGCAAAGCGCGCTTGAAACCGGTTGGGGCAAGCATGTGCCACGCCGCGCGGACGGCGGTTCCAGTTTCAACCTCTTCGGCATCAAGGCCGACCGGAGTTGGGAGGGCGACAAGGTCGCGGTCGGCACGCTGGAATACCGCAATGGCGTGGCCCAGCGCGAGCGGGCGCAGTTTCGCGCCTACGCCAGCCCGGCGGATTCGTTCGTCGATTATGTCGCCTTTTTGCGTCGCAACCCGCGCTATCGCGGCGCCCTGGCCAGCACCAACGGCGAGGATTTCATCCGCGGCTTGCAAAAGGCCGGTTATGCGACCGACCCGCGCTACGCGGCTAAAGTTCTTGGGATTCGCGAGCGGCTCGAACGCATGAGCGCCAACGCCGAGTCTCAAGTTTTGTCCACTCAGGCCGATGCAGTGGCAAAGAGTTGA
- a CDS encoding flagellar basal body P-ring protein FlgI, whose protein sequence is MSRIRLVTSIALLAGICLGSANLLAGNESAYDGTDDGNSMGSERIKDLANIAGVRDNQLVGYGLVVGLNGTGDQTTQAPFTVQSLKNMLGQLGVTIPPNVNPQLKNVAAVMITADLAPFAKPGQRMDITVSSLGNAKSLRGGTLLMTPMKGADGQVYAMAQGNLTVGGFGVGGDDGSSITVNVPSVGRIPNGATVEREVPSSFGQGDSLVLNLKRQDFTTANRMSEVINERFGGDVAQPLDGSSVQVRAPTDMGQRVAFVSMLENLSVATGDPPARVVINARTGTIVIGSGVKVTPAAVSHGNLTVTISENPQVSQPGAFAGGQTAIVPQTDIAVEQDKNRMFLFAPGTSLGEIVQAVNDVGAAPGDLVAILEALREAGALRADLVVI, encoded by the coding sequence ATGAGCAGGATCAGACTCGTCACAAGTATCGCGCTGCTGGCAGGGATTTGCCTCGGATCGGCCAATCTTCTGGCCGGGAACGAATCGGCCTATGACGGTACCGACGACGGCAACTCGATGGGAAGCGAGCGGATCAAGGATCTGGCCAATATCGCCGGCGTGCGCGATAACCAACTGGTCGGCTATGGTCTGGTGGTCGGTCTCAATGGCACCGGCGACCAAACCACCCAGGCGCCCTTTACCGTCCAGAGTCTCAAGAACATGCTGGGTCAGCTTGGCGTGACCATTCCGCCCAATGTCAATCCGCAGCTCAAGAACGTGGCGGCGGTCATGATCACCGCCGACCTCGCGCCTTTCGCCAAGCCTGGGCAGCGCATGGACATCACCGTCTCCTCGCTCGGAAACGCCAAAAGCCTGCGCGGCGGGACGCTCCTGATGACCCCAATGAAGGGCGCCGATGGCCAGGTTTACGCCATGGCTCAGGGCAATCTGACCGTCGGCGGTTTCGGGGTCGGGGGCGACGATGGCAGCAGCATCACCGTCAACGTCCCGAGTGTCGGGCGTATTCCCAACGGCGCCACGGTGGAGCGCGAGGTTCCCAGTAGCTTCGGGCAGGGCGATTCGCTGGTCCTCAATCTCAAGCGTCAGGATTTCACCACCGCCAACCGGATGTCGGAGGTCATTAACGAACGGTTCGGCGGGGATGTCGCGCAACCGCTCGACGGCTCCTCGGTGCAGGTTCGCGCGCCGACCGATATGGGGCAGCGCGTCGCCTTCGTCTCGATGCTCGAAAACCTGTCGGTGGCGACCGGCGATCCGCCGGCGCGGGTGGTCATCAATGCGCGGACCGGCACGATCGTGATCGGCTCCGGCGTCAAGGTGACGCCGGCGGCGGTGTCTCACGGTAACCTGACGGTGACCATCAGCGAAAACCCACAGGTGTCGCAGCCAGGTGCATTCGCGGGCGGCCAGACCGCCATCGTCCCGCAGACCGATATCGCGGTTGAGCAAGACAAAAACCGCATGTTCCTCTTTGCCCCAGGGACTTCATTGGGCGAGATCGTCCAGGCCGTCAACGATGTCGGTGCCGCGCCCGGCGATCTGGTGGCCATCCTCGAAGCCCTGCGTGAAGCCGGTGCCCTGCGCGCCGACCTGGTCGTCATCTGA
- a CDS encoding flagellar protein FliT, with product MSTVTDLLHELCAATGQMQQAAMKDDWTLVEKIQKRRAPLIERIVERAGSEPLTKEQTLELSKVREQESFIAARADARRRVLGQALVETRAGLRAGKQNRMRKAYGALGNSQPS from the coding sequence ATGTCTACTGTAACGGATCTGCTCCATGAACTTTGCGCGGCAACCGGCCAGATGCAACAGGCCGCGATGAAGGACGATTGGACATTGGTCGAAAAGATACAGAAACGGCGCGCGCCGCTGATCGAGCGGATCGTCGAACGGGCAGGCAGCGAACCCCTGACCAAGGAGCAGACACTGGAACTGAGCAAGGTGCGCGAACAGGAGAGCTTCATTGCCGCGCGAGCGGACGCCCGACGGCGCGTATTGGGTCAGGCGCTGGTCGAGACGCGCGCGGGTTTACGGGCGGGAAAGCAAAACCGGATGCGCAAGGCCTATGGTGCCTTAGGCAACAGCCAGCCATCCTAA
- a CDS encoding flagellar basal body rod protein FlgF, protein MDRFLYLAMSGAKENLYAQAINNHNLANANTHGFRQALGEAYTAPVRGPVYDSRDYVQTGNEAIDFTHGALQSTGRDLDIAIEGEGFIAVQAPDGGEAYTRAGNLHIDALGMLRNERGLPVLGDGGPIAIPPNETLLIGTDGTITVRPVGSAPNALAAVERIRLVNPDVKSLKRTEDGLIRAGDGQAPPADANVRVVTGMLETSNVNTVAALTKMIELSRHFEMQVKMMESANNVEQNHNRLLAIG, encoded by the coding sequence ATGGACCGCTTTCTCTATCTCGCGATGTCCGGCGCCAAGGAAAACCTTTACGCGCAGGCCATCAACAACCACAACCTGGCGAACGCCAATACGCATGGCTTTCGTCAGGCGCTCGGAGAAGCCTACACGGCGCCGGTGCGCGGTCCGGTCTACGATTCGCGCGATTACGTCCAGACCGGGAACGAAGCCATCGACTTCACCCACGGCGCGCTCCAGAGCACCGGGCGCGATCTGGATATCGCCATCGAGGGCGAGGGCTTCATCGCCGTCCAGGCACCCGACGGCGGCGAGGCCTATACCCGCGCCGGCAATCTGCACATCGACGCGCTGGGCATGTTGCGCAACGAGCGCGGCCTGCCGGTGCTCGGGGATGGCGGCCCGATCGCCATCCCGCCCAACGAAACCCTGCTCATCGGCACCGATGGAACCATCACCGTGCGGCCCGTGGGCTCGGCGCCGAACGCGCTGGCGGCGGTCGAGCGCATCCGTCTGGTCAATCCGGATGTCAAAAGCCTGAAACGCACCGAGGATGGCCTGATTCGTGCTGGAGATGGTCAAGCCCCGCCCGCGGACGCCAACGTGCGGGTGGTGACCGGGATGCTGGAGACCAGCAACGTGAACACGGTGGCGGCGCTGACCAAGATGATCGAACTCTCCCGCCATTTCGAGATGCAGGTGAAGATGATGGAAAGCGCCAACAATGTGGAACAGAACCACAATCGCCTCCTGGCGATCGGTTAA
- the flgK gene encoding flagellar hook-associated protein FlgK → MSILNIGVSGLLAAQRSLATTSHNIANAATEGYSRQRTELESRAPLFHGGSYLGQGVQVGNVQRIQDDIVTANLRANLTNNSNAEVRTAFAERVENLLSDESTGLTLTLQNYFSAVQDVASDPTSLPARSVLLSQAETLSERFDNVNDQINEQRAMVNDQMRTAVDEINQYAQSLADLNRRIVSGSSGQGGLPNDLLDQRDLVLNRLAEKIDVSAVRQDDGALNVFIGSGQSLVMGGNARELVAERLTGDPNNLDIGYRTSNGAIVDITRFMTGGEIGALVETRRSVLDTAQNQLGLIGLTLATEFNEQNRLGLDLNDELGGDIFNLPQPDVYSLPGNSVNAIPAVTVDDVNELTASDYRLSYNGTTFLLTRQPENEPVQPPLAPALPATAATPAGGNTATGQLGVTVDDPTALQETDYTLTYDGANYQLTTNPGGVAVPLVADPSDATILVGDGLNFHTGDLAGAVAGDSWTITSDYDPDVLVGDGLRIDTTAIAAAAAGDEWLIQPTRNAASRMTVTMTDPADLAAISGALEDAANTGEADIAALRVTAAGTPETYLPATVVVNGAGDIYNVVSPSYGANAGAATVESFRVLDPKDADLFAAATPITYDSTQQQFVVNNERFALDPSGVTTIRANGWELQVRGEPTGVGPALDAFTINVTPTPAETLPTATTTVTGNGWEMDVRGTPAAYDTFTVDLSRGRPGDARNIQAMAELQDARVVGGETSFQNGYTNILAEVGNETRQAQIARDSSATLLADAQAQRESVSGVNLDEEAANMLRFQQAYQAAAQVIAVTSTLFDTLIAATRR, encoded by the coding sequence ATGAGCATATTGAACATCGGCGTATCCGGTTTGCTGGCCGCGCAGCGGTCCCTGGCGACGACCAGTCACAACATCGCCAATGCGGCGACGGAGGGCTACAGCCGTCAGCGCACCGAATTAGAGAGTCGCGCCCCCCTCTTTCATGGCGGAAGTTATCTCGGTCAGGGAGTTCAGGTCGGAAATGTCCAGCGGATTCAGGATGATATCGTGACAGCGAATCTGCGCGCCAACCTCACGAACAACAGCAACGCCGAGGTGCGCACGGCCTTCGCCGAGCGGGTGGAGAACCTGCTATCGGACGAAAGCACCGGGCTGACCCTGACCCTGCAGAATTATTTCTCCGCCGTCCAGGACGTGGCCAGCGACCCGACCTCGCTCCCGGCCCGCAGCGTCTTGCTGAGCCAGGCCGAGACGCTGTCGGAGCGCTTCGATAATGTCAACGATCAGATTAATGAGCAGCGCGCCATGGTCAACGACCAGATGCGCACCGCCGTCGACGAGATCAATCAATACGCGCAATCCCTGGCCGATCTCAATCGCCGGATCGTCTCGGGCTCCTCGGGGCAGGGCGGCCTGCCCAACGATCTGCTCGATCAGCGCGATCTCGTGCTCAATCGGTTGGCGGAAAAGATCGATGTCAGCGCCGTGCGGCAGGACGATGGCGCGCTCAATGTCTTTATCGGCAGCGGCCAATCGCTGGTCATGGGGGGCAATGCGCGCGAACTGGTGGCCGAGCGCCTGACGGGCGACCCGAACAACCTGGATATCGGCTACCGAACCAGCAACGGCGCGATCGTCGATATCACGCGCTTTATGACCGGGGGCGAGATTGGCGCCTTGGTGGAGACCCGGCGCAGCGTTCTCGATACCGCCCAGAACCAGTTGGGGCTGATCGGTCTGACCCTGGCGACCGAATTCAACGAACAGAACCGACTGGGCCTGGATCTGAACGACGAATTGGGTGGCGACATCTTCAATCTGCCGCAGCCGGATGTCTATTCGCTTCCGGGCAATTCGGTTAATGCCATACCGGCGGTGACCGTCGACGACGTGAACGAGTTGACCGCGAGCGATTACCGCCTGAGTTACAACGGCACGACTTTTCTGCTCACCCGTCAGCCCGAAAACGAGCCTGTGCAGCCCCCCCTCGCGCCCGCGCTGCCCGCGACCGCCGCCACGCCAGCCGGGGGCAACACGGCAACCGGTCAACTCGGGGTGACGGTTGATGACCCCACGGCGCTGCAAGAGACCGACTACACTCTGACCTACGACGGCGCCAATTATCAATTGACGACCAATCCCGGCGGCGTAGCTGTCCCGCTCGTCGCCGATCCGAGCGATGCCACCATCCTCGTCGGCGATGGACTGAACTTTCACACTGGGGATCTCGCGGGCGCCGTAGCGGGCGATAGCTGGACGATTACCTCGGATTACGACCCGGATGTCCTCGTTGGGGATGGCCTGCGTATCGATACCACCGCGATCGCGGCCGCCGCAGCAGGCGACGAGTGGCTGATTCAGCCCACCCGCAACGCGGCCAGCAGGATGACGGTCACCATGACCGACCCAGCTGATCTCGCGGCCATCTCCGGCGCGCTAGAGGATGCCGCCAATACGGGTGAGGCCGACATTGCCGCTCTGCGCGTGACCGCTGCCGGGACGCCGGAGACCTATCTGCCGGCCACCGTGGTCGTTAATGGTGCGGGCGATATTTACAACGTGGTGAGCCCGAGTTATGGCGCGAACGCCGGCGCGGCCACCGTCGAGAGCTTCCGCGTCCTCGATCCGAAGGATGCCGACCTGTTCGCCGCGGCGACCCCGATCACTTACGACTCGACGCAGCAGCAGTTCGTCGTAAACAACGAGCGTTTTGCCCTCGACCCTTCCGGCGTCACCACCATCCGCGCCAACGGTTGGGAACTACAGGTCAGGGGCGAGCCGACCGGCGTCGGCCCGGCCCTCGACGCCTTCACGATCAATGTCACGCCCACCCCCGCGGAGACCCTCCCCACCGCCACCACGACCGTGACCGGCAACGGTTGGGAGATGGATGTTCGCGGCACCCCGGCGGCCTACGATACCTTCACCGTGGATCTCAGCCGGGGACGTCCAGGCGACGCGCGTAACATCCAGGCCATGGCCGAGCTGCAGGACGCACGGGTGGTGGGAGGGGAGACCAGCTTCCAGAACGGCTACACCAATATCCTGGCCGAGGTCGGCAACGAGACGCGCCAGGCGCAGATCGCGCGCGATTCCAGCGCCACCCTGCTGGCGGACGCCCAGGCCCAGCGCGAGTCGGTTTCGGGCGTGAACCTGGACGAGGAGGCGGCCAACATGCTGCGTTTTCAGCAGGCCTATCAGGCCGCGGCGCAGGTCATCGCCGTGACCAGCACCCTGTTCGACACACTCATCGCCGCCACGCGGCGTTAA
- the flgL gene encoding flagellar hook-associated protein FlgL, with amino-acid sequence MRISTPQMFQTGVKIMQNAQAELNRTSQQMSTGRRILTPSDDPSGAALSVQLSDAIHSTKQYQRNVDYAQPRLEQEESQIEAVLNALQRVRELAVTGSNDTYNRDNRAVIAGEIRQLRDEIYDLGNTKFANGEYLFAGTRSQTAPFVIADDGQVSYVGATGEGAVREVAITNTRKMATGDTGAHLLMEIPERSGLLTEAVPKATNAGDLGVTTVAVADLEDALNSAGETYRIRFTVPAAPGGDVEYDILDLDGNAVRDANGDLLSGTHGSVDAGGNYVTPVPNDPIVFAGRSVTLTGAPTAPDNGDEIISRPIERVSLFQTLDSIATAFETAGTDDAGREALSRASSIALRNIDSGLDRLNDVRATVGVRIAAMETQTDLNDQNVLDLTSTLSDVRDLDYADAISRYKLQEVALQAAQQTYVQVNKLSLFDFL; translated from the coding sequence ATGCGTATCTCCACACCCCAGATGTTCCAAACCGGCGTCAAGATCATGCAGAACGCGCAGGCGGAGCTCAATCGCACCAGCCAGCAGATGTCCACGGGCCGGCGCATTCTCACGCCCTCCGACGACCCCAGCGGCGCGGCGCTCTCGGTGCAACTGAGCGACGCCATCCATTCGACCAAGCAGTATCAGCGCAATGTCGATTACGCCCAGCCGCGGCTCGAACAGGAGGAGTCGCAGATCGAAGCCGTGCTGAACGCGCTGCAGCGGGTCCGCGAGTTGGCGGTCACCGGCAGCAACGACACCTACAACCGGGATAACCGCGCGGTCATCGCCGGCGAGATCCGTCAGTTGCGCGACGAGATTTACGATCTCGGCAACACCAAGTTCGCCAACGGCGAGTATCTCTTCGCCGGCACGCGCTCGCAGACGGCCCCCTTCGTCATCGCCGATGACGGACAGGTCTCCTACGTCGGCGCCACGGGAGAGGGCGCCGTGCGCGAGGTCGCGATCACCAATACCCGAAAAATGGCGACTGGCGATACCGGCGCGCATCTCCTGATGGAGATCCCCGAGCGGAGCGGGCTGTTGACGGAGGCGGTGCCCAAGGCCACGAATGCGGGCGACCTGGGAGTGACGACGGTCGCGGTCGCTGACCTGGAAGATGCGCTGAACAGCGCCGGCGAGACCTACCGGATTCGCTTCACCGTCCCGGCGGCCCCGGGTGGCGACGTGGAGTACGACATCCTCGATCTCGACGGCAATGCCGTGCGCGACGCCAACGGCGATCTGCTCAGCGGGACGCATGGCTCGGTCGATGCAGGCGGCAACTATGTCACGCCCGTGCCCAACGACCCGATCGTCTTCGCCGGGCGCAGCGTCACCCTCACCGGTGCGCCAACCGCGCCGGACAACGGCGACGAGATCATCTCCCGCCCGATCGAGCGCGTCAGCCTGTTCCAGACGCTCGACAGCATCGCCACCGCCTTCGAGACCGCCGGGACCGATGACGCCGGACGCGAGGCGCTCTCGCGGGCGAGCAGCATCGCCCTGCGCAACATCGACTCCGGCCTCGATCGGTTGAACGATGTTCGTGCCACGGTCGGCGTGCGGATTGCCGCCATGGAGACCCAGACGGACCTGAACGATCAGAACGTCCTGGATCTCACATCCACGCTTTCCGATGTGCGCGACCTCGACTACGCGGACGCCATCAGTCGTTATAAGCTCCAGGAAGTCGCTCTGCAGGCCGCCCAGCAGACCTACGTGCAGGTCAACAAGCTCTCGCTGTTCGATTTTTTGTGA
- the flgH gene encoding flagellar basal body L-ring protein FlgH, with amino-acid sequence MVLLLLAAGLTACSTLNPPKPGDSSEYRPTPPLLPLAPTDNHGAIFQATQGQGLFEDYKARRVGDLVMVELAEQTNAKKSAETTTAKKSELDMNAGSLSLAGRDVLPGGLSLFKASSSGDRTFDGSGDSSQSNQLSGEITVTVAEVLPNGNLVVQGEKWLGINQGNEFVRLRGIIRPVDISAANTVKSTQVANAQLYYGGTGAIPDSNAQGWLSRFFNSPIWPL; translated from the coding sequence TTGGTTCTACTGCTGCTGGCAGCAGGACTCACGGCCTGCAGTACGCTCAATCCGCCGAAACCGGGCGATTCGTCGGAATATCGTCCCACGCCACCGCTCCTGCCGCTCGCCCCGACCGACAATCACGGCGCGATCTTTCAAGCCACGCAGGGCCAGGGTCTGTTTGAAGATTACAAGGCGCGTCGGGTCGGCGATCTGGTCATGGTCGAGTTGGCGGAGCAGACCAACGCCAAAAAGTCGGCGGAAACCACGACCGCCAAGAAGTCCGAGCTGGACATGAATGCGGGCAGTTTGAGCCTTGCCGGGCGTGATGTTCTTCCCGGCGGGCTGTCGCTCTTTAAAGCCTCCAGCAGCGGCGATCGCACCTTCGACGGTTCTGGCGACTCCAGCCAGAGCAACCAGCTCAGTGGCGAGATTACCGTCACCGTCGCCGAGGTGCTGCCGAACGGGAATCTGGTGGTGCAAGGCGAGAAGTGGCTGGGCATCAATCAGGGCAATGAATTCGTGCGTCTGCGCGGCATCATCCGTCCGGTGGACATCAGCGCGGCCAATACCGTGAAATCGACCCAGGTCGCCAACGCCCAGCTCTATTACGGGGGCACGGGGGCGATCCCGGACAGCAACGCGCAAGGTTGGCTCTCGCGCTTTTTCAACAGCCCGATCTGGCCCTTATGA
- the flgG gene encoding flagellar basal-body rod protein FlgG: protein MNQSLWVAKTGLDAQQTRMTVVANNLANVNTNGFKKGRAVFEDLIYQTIRQPGAQATQEAQLPSGLTLGMGVRTVATEKLFGQGGFVQTENSLDMAIEGRGFFQILMPNGDMGYTRDGTFQLNADGEIVMSNGYALQPGLTVPANALSVAIGKDGTVSAQLPGEAAPQELGNIQLADFVNPAGLQAVGENLYLESGASGAAQISAPGENGVGTVMQGALETSNVNMAEELVNMIETQRAYEVNSKAVSAADQMLQFVNNNLAR from the coding sequence ATGAACCAATCGCTCTGGGTCGCCAAGACCGGGCTCGACGCGCAACAGACCCGCATGACCGTGGTCGCCAATAATCTGGCCAACGTCAACACCAACGGCTTCAAGAAGGGGCGGGCGGTGTTCGAGGATCTGATCTATCAGACCATCCGCCAGCCGGGCGCTCAGGCCACGCAGGAGGCGCAACTGCCCTCCGGACTCACGCTCGGAATGGGCGTGCGCACGGTCGCGACCGAAAAGCTGTTCGGGCAGGGCGGGTTCGTGCAGACCGAAAATTCGCTGGACATGGCCATCGAGGGACGGGGGTTCTTCCAGATCCTCATGCCCAATGGCGACATGGGTTACACCCGCGACGGTACCTTCCAGCTCAATGCCGACGGCGAGATCGTGATGTCCAACGGCTACGCCCTGCAACCGGGGCTGACGGTACCGGCCAACGCGCTGTCGGTCGCCATCGGCAAGGACGGCACCGTGTCCGCGCAACTGCCCGGCGAAGCCGCGCCGCAGGAATTGGGCAACATTCAACTCGCCGATTTCGTCAATCCCGCCGGACTTCAAGCCGTGGGCGAAAACCTCTATCTGGAGAGCGGCGCATCCGGCGCGGCGCAGATCTCCGCCCCTGGCGAGAATGGCGTCGGCACCGTGATGCAGGGCGCCCTGGAGACCAGCAACGTCAACATGGCCGAGGAACTGGTCAACATGATCGAGACCCAGCGCGCCTATGAGGTCAACTCCAAGGCCGTGTCGGCGGCGGACCAGATGTTGCAGTTCGTCAATAACAACCTCGCACGCTAA